In one Diabrotica virgifera virgifera chromosome 7, PGI_DIABVI_V3a genomic region, the following are encoded:
- the LOC114325272 gene encoding DNL-type zinc finger protein produces MFTRSISSVLCRTIRKSTFQAINNGLKQSHPQPPRFLRHCSTLIQPKPDSTTNKPQPIGKVKGKLFLGYKCKVCSTNNSHFISKVAYEKGVVIVTCEGCKNHHLIADNLKWFTDLDGKRNIEDILAEKGESIRKVDMQRCIEVIKEEVK; encoded by the coding sequence ATGTTCACAAGATCCATTTCTAGTGTACTATGTCGTACAATCAGAAAATCGACGTTTCAAGCTATAAATAATGGCTTAAAACAGTCTCATCCACAACCACCAAGGTTCCTAAGACATTGCTCCACATTGATTCAACCAAAGCCTGATTCTACCACGAACAAACCACAACCGATTGGAAAAGTCAAAGGAAAACTATTTTTAGGCTACAAATGTAAAGTTTGTAGCACCAACAACAGTCATTTCATATCTAAAGTAGCCTACGAAAAGGGTGTTGTTATTGTCACTTGTGAAGGTTGTAAAAATCACCATCTGATAGCTGATAATTTGAAATGGTTTACTGATCTGGACGGAAAGCGGAACATTGAAGACATTCTAGCAGAAAAGGGCGAAAGTATTAGGAAAGTCGATATGCAAAGGTGTATAGAAGTCATTAAAGAAGAGGTGAAATAA